The following coding sequences lie in one Methylotuvimicrobium alcaliphilum 20Z genomic window:
- a CDS encoding BLUF domain-containing protein, translated as MYLVRLIYASRARKGFGPSDVEQILEVARKANAQKGITGMLCFNGYNFLQSLEGSRTAVNELYRHILEDERHFDTTLLEYREIIARDFDNWHMGYLGLTKENQALLLRFSNNLEFDPFKMSGATAHAMLCELSATL; from the coding sequence ATGTATTTAGTCAGACTGATATACGCCAGCAGAGCAAGAAAAGGTTTCGGACCGAGCGATGTCGAGCAGATTTTAGAAGTTGCCCGCAAAGCCAATGCCCAAAAAGGCATTACTGGGATGTTGTGTTTCAATGGTTATAATTTTTTACAATCATTGGAAGGCTCGCGTACAGCTGTCAATGAATTGTACCGTCATATTCTTGAAGATGAACGCCATTTCGATACAACCTTGTTGGAATACCGCGAGATAATAGCCCGAGATTTTGATAATTGGCATATGGGATATCTAGGTTTAACCAAAGAAAACCAAGCATTATTGTTGCGTTTTTCAAACAATTTGGAATTTGATCCTTTCAAGATGAGCGGCGCCACTGCTCATGCAATGTTGTGTGAATTAAGCGCGACACTTTAA
- a CDS encoding AMP-binding protein, with protein sequence MMWWQNGANMRRLIVDFVLGHISRLRPGAHLPSPQAVMLSENWLASPLNIDSLELVDCATAFAQMLHIADSGLEDFLLAKPSVNGWKEIATASLENFHHFISFSSSGSTSPPVVTTIPLAHIQQEVDFIAQHLLTGNSAVRRIWTLIPAQHIYGFIFTMALPSRLINRPEVIDGRQRLPISLEKTLQDGDMIVSIPDFWQHWISSGLRLPRSVTIVMAGAPCTSKILAALLAQNADTIEIYGATETGGIGYRKKPDEPFSLFPYWQIVNDSIRNHLHSANIPDKLHWLDKKHFIVQGRKDGQIQVAGTNVSLEAIASEIKQHAAIHESVVRFDGKRLKAYIVPNEDSQLNSSMLIDELFSWLSTRLPSTQIPKHFTLGSKLPRNEMGKLCDWD encoded by the coding sequence ATGATGTGGTGGCAAAACGGCGCCAATATGCGCCGATTGATTGTCGATTTCGTACTTGGACATATAAGTCGATTACGCCCTGGCGCTCACTTGCCGTCTCCGCAAGCAGTTATGCTTTCAGAGAACTGGTTGGCTTCACCGCTAAACATTGACTCATTGGAATTAGTGGATTGCGCAACAGCATTCGCACAAATGTTGCATATTGCGGATTCCGGGCTGGAAGATTTCTTACTTGCAAAACCTTCGGTCAACGGCTGGAAAGAGATCGCGACAGCGAGTCTTGAAAATTTTCATCACTTCATCAGCTTTTCCAGCTCAGGATCGACATCCCCTCCTGTCGTTACGACAATACCCCTTGCTCATATTCAGCAGGAAGTCGATTTTATCGCTCAGCATTTGTTAACCGGCAATAGCGCTGTTCGTCGAATCTGGACTTTGATTCCGGCTCAACATATCTACGGCTTTATTTTTACAATGGCATTGCCGAGCAGATTAATCAATCGGCCGGAAGTGATAGATGGGCGCCAACGTTTACCGATTTCATTAGAAAAAACCCTACAGGATGGCGACATGATTGTCTCAATACCTGACTTTTGGCAACATTGGATAAGTTCGGGTCTTAGGTTGCCGCGTTCGGTTACGATTGTTATGGCCGGCGCACCTTGTACGTCCAAAATACTCGCTGCTTTATTAGCGCAAAACGCAGATACCATTGAAATCTACGGAGCAACCGAAACTGGAGGCATTGGCTATCGAAAAAAGCCTGATGAGCCGTTTTCTTTGTTCCCTTATTGGCAAATCGTTAACGATTCGATTCGCAACCATCTTCATAGCGCTAACATTCCAGACAAACTACACTGGCTAGATAAAAAACACTTTATTGTTCAAGGACGTAAAGACGGACAAATCCAAGTCGCCGGAACCAATGTTAGTCTCGAAGCGATTGCCTCAGAGATCAAACAGCATGCTGCCATCCACGAATCGGTCGTTAGGTTCGACGGAAAACGACTGAAGGCATACATCGTACCAAATGAAGACAGCCAACTAAACTCATCTATGTTGATAGACGAACTGTTTTCATGGTTATCGACTCGACTGCCTAGTACACAGATACCCAAACATTTTACGCTAGGCTCAAAATTGCCGCGAAATGAGATGGGTAAACTATGCGATTGGGATTAA
- a CDS encoding methyltransferase family protein, translating into MFIQALLAFLALPGVVAFVVPVTWLWLSDHTKLVQPLGIAPLLTGVVALFWCVCDFYVSGKGTLAPWAPPTRLVNVGLYRYTRNPMYISVLLILLGWVLCFGAPGQLIYTVILAVGFHLRVILGEEPLLARKYGEEWGHYSSCVPRWFY; encoded by the coding sequence ATGTTTATTCAAGCGCTGTTGGCCTTTTTAGCATTGCCGGGTGTTGTTGCTTTCGTCGTTCCGGTGACTTGGCTTTGGCTGAGCGACCACACTAAGCTGGTTCAACCCTTAGGGATAGCGCCTTTACTTACAGGTGTCGTGGCTTTGTTTTGGTGTGTGTGCGATTTTTATGTCTCGGGCAAGGGCACTCTAGCCCCTTGGGCGCCGCCAACTCGTCTGGTCAATGTCGGTCTTTATCGCTATACCCGAAATCCAATGTATATTTCAGTTTTGCTGATTCTTCTGGGATGGGTGTTGTGTTTTGGCGCACCCGGACAGTTAATTTATACTGTTATTTTGGCTGTCGGTTTTCATCTTCGAGTTATATTGGGCGAGGAGCCGCTATTGGCGCGAAAGTATGGAGAGGAATGGGGTCATTATTCAAGTTGTGTTCCTCGCTGGTTTTACTGA
- a CDS encoding multicopper oxidase family protein, giving the protein MRSSLSFSLPLSLCCSLSLLIAKLPHAEETLSVDNEAVIEQLQQEFHGSYPETASPSNKVQSQELVAAEAEWGILPPYQTTVWTYNGKIAPIIRIKLGETLKLTLHNKLPQATSIHWHGVRLPNAMDGVPGVTQPAIEPGASFTYEFTPKDAGTFWFHPHANSPEQIERGLQGLLIVENPDEPKYSQDLAWIVDDWLLEKGARIHDRFVTGHDLMHDGRWGNVVTVNGQYRPSIPVKPGERIRIRMVNSANGRVFAPAVEGIEAQIIAVDGLPTQSPIRLQNFYLAPGNRIDLDLTIPKNAAGKTFAVLDSFGQKTNTLAVLQVKNTTAVTTPTFKPIQAKHFPDWRSAIDAPVTHEFMLNAMRGGEHGITWTIDGHSGHDIIAQKLQAQRFYRLRFTNLSYRLHPMHLHGQFFQVIAVDGRPVREGFWRDTVLIGPKQSIDIGLVPIDKGLWALHCHILEHAEAGMMTTIRIQ; this is encoded by the coding sequence ATGAGATCATCTTTATCATTTTCGCTGCCATTATCGTTATGTTGCAGCCTGAGCCTATTGATTGCAAAGCTGCCGCATGCCGAAGAAACCTTATCCGTCGATAACGAAGCGGTGATCGAGCAATTGCAACAAGAATTTCACGGTTCTTATCCGGAAACTGCCTCGCCTTCGAATAAAGTTCAAAGCCAAGAACTGGTTGCCGCCGAAGCCGAATGGGGAATCCTGCCGCCTTACCAGACTACGGTTTGGACCTATAACGGCAAAATCGCCCCCATTATCCGCATTAAGCTGGGCGAAACGCTCAAGCTGACACTGCACAACAAGTTACCGCAAGCGACCTCGATTCATTGGCATGGCGTAAGACTGCCAAATGCCATGGACGGCGTGCCGGGCGTCACCCAGCCGGCCATCGAACCCGGCGCAAGCTTCACCTACGAATTTACCCCGAAAGACGCCGGCACGTTCTGGTTTCATCCACATGCCAATTCTCCCGAACAAATCGAACGTGGCTTGCAAGGACTATTGATTGTCGAAAACCCGGACGAGCCGAAATATTCACAAGATCTCGCCTGGATCGTGGATGACTGGCTATTGGAAAAAGGCGCAAGAATTCACGATCGTTTCGTCACCGGTCACGATTTGATGCATGACGGGCGCTGGGGCAACGTCGTGACGGTCAACGGCCAGTACCGGCCGTCGATTCCGGTAAAACCCGGCGAACGCATTCGAATCAGAATGGTGAATTCCGCCAACGGCCGCGTGTTCGCGCCGGCCGTGGAAGGTATCGAAGCCCAGATTATCGCCGTTGACGGTTTACCGACCCAAAGCCCCATACGGTTACAAAACTTTTATTTGGCTCCCGGCAACCGCATCGATCTGGACCTAACCATTCCTAAAAACGCGGCCGGAAAAACATTCGCTGTTTTGGATAGCTTCGGCCAAAAAACCAACACCTTGGCCGTGTTACAAGTGAAAAACACGACAGCCGTAACTACACCGACCTTCAAACCCATCCAGGCCAAGCATTTTCCGGACTGGCGATCGGCCATCGACGCTCCGGTCACGCACGAGTTCATGTTGAACGCAATGCGCGGAGGCGAGCACGGCATCACCTGGACAATCGACGGCCACAGCGGTCACGACATTATCGCGCAAAAACTGCAAGCCCAACGCTTTTACCGCCTGCGCTTTACCAACCTTTCTTATCGCTTGCATCCGATGCATCTGCACGGCCAATTCTTCCAAGTCATTGCGGTCGACGGCCGGCCGGTGCGGGAAGGCTTTTGGCGCGACACGGTATTAATTGGTCCCAAGCAATCGATCGATATAGGCTTGGTGCCGATCGACAAAGGACTCTGGGCGCTACACTGCCATATTCTCGAACACGCCGAAGCCGGTATGATGACTACGATACGCATTCAATAA
- a CDS encoding autotransporter outer membrane beta-barrel domain-containing protein → MKNNQSQNQNQSQNQSQNQSQKPEPEPEPEPEPEPEPEPEPEPEPEPEPEPEPEPEPEPEPEPEPDSFSSKPIDRSLFNTTQQNLLSTFFNLCDSDTNLSANMRARCNAFSGLSFDSARTQGIVRAVSPEQVVQQGTQATRITAGQVGLVETTVKNRISNLHASLNARSQYAGGLKFYQNGRPINGLGGAAGDDLGFGSNLGVWLNMNIRVGDVNTTFEQLGFRYDNYGFTGGADYKLTDNLVLGSAFSYLRSNSVFGLNMGETTTDTYTGSIYGTYYFWDNFHLDAIASYGGNEYQTTRRISYTIPGVETFSAEATATPGGNQHAYSLGVGYDFSYGPFSLTPYFRGNYIGLSVDSYRESGGAGWGMAFSDQNVESWTTTLGGETSYAISLPFGVILAQFRAEWHHQYKDGSRTIGASFIDDPSGQRFNVVSQSPDRNFATLGTSLSGTFADGLSGFISYDVMLGYQDISSHSINFGARMEF, encoded by the coding sequence ATCAAGAACAACCAGAGCCAGAACCAGAACCAGAGCCAGAACCAGAGCCAGAACCAGAGCCAGAAGCCAGAGCCAGAACCAGAGCCAGAGCCAGAGCCAGAGCCAGAACCAGAACCAGAGCCAGAGCCAGAGCCAGAACCAGAACCAGAGCCAGAACCAGAGCCAGAACCAGAGCCAGAGCCAGAACCAGAGCCAGATTCGTTCTCATCGAAGCCAATTGATAGAAGCTTGTTTAATACCACGCAACAAAATTTATTAAGCACTTTTTTTAACCTTTGTGATTCAGACACCAATCTTTCGGCTAATATGAGGGCGCGTTGTAATGCCTTTAGTGGTTTGTCGTTCGATTCTGCGAGGACGCAAGGTATTGTTCGGGCCGTTTCTCCCGAACAAGTCGTGCAACAAGGTACGCAGGCGACTCGAATCACTGCCGGCCAGGTCGGGTTAGTTGAAACAACTGTGAAGAACCGGATTTCCAATTTGCACGCCAGTCTTAACGCGAGGAGTCAATACGCCGGAGGTCTTAAGTTTTACCAAAATGGTCGGCCCATAAACGGATTAGGGGGGGCGGCTGGCGATGATCTTGGATTCGGTAGCAACTTAGGCGTTTGGCTGAATATGAATATTCGGGTTGGCGATGTGAATACAACGTTTGAGCAGCTCGGCTTTAGATATGACAATTACGGATTTACCGGGGGCGCCGACTACAAGCTAACCGATAATTTAGTATTGGGTTCCGCTTTCAGTTATCTGCGCTCAAATTCCGTGTTTGGTCTAAATATGGGTGAAACCACTACAGATACTTATACAGGATCAATTTACGGGACTTATTATTTTTGGGATAACTTTCATCTTGATGCGATTGCTTCTTATGGTGGCAATGAATATCAAACGACTCGAAGGATTTCTTATACTATTCCCGGAGTTGAAACTTTTAGCGCGGAAGCCACTGCAACGCCTGGCGGTAATCAGCATGCCTACAGCCTTGGCGTCGGATATGACTTTTCATACGGCCCTTTCAGCTTGACGCCCTATTTCAGGGGTAATTATATCGGACTGTCGGTCGATTCTTACCGGGAAAGCGGCGGTGCCGGTTGGGGGATGGCATTTAGCGATCAGAATGTTGAGTCTTGGACTACAACTTTAGGAGGAGAAACCTCCTATGCGATCAGTTTGCCTTTCGGTGTCATTTTGGCTCAATTTAGGGCCGAATGGCATCATCAATATAAAGATGGGAGCAGAACGATTGGGGCTAGTTTCATAGATGATCCGAGTGGACAACGATTTAATGTGGTAAGCCAATCCCCTGATCGTAATTTTGCGACGCTAGGAACCAGCCTTTCCGGAACCTTTGCCGATGGGTTGTCTGGATTTATCTCCTACGATGTGATGCTCGGCTACCAAGATATAAGTAGTCACAGTATCAATTTTGGTGCCAGAATGGAGTTTTAA
- the pyp gene encoding photoactive yellow protein, translating into MQIAYIFLGILIAFIALVVIMLNILLEKNLAAPIKKGISRLENMQKDLNIRFEYPNEDELGNLFSAFNDYSSQLHQIIEEVARTSDDLNVAVEQFAGNTHQSIGLAHSQQQETDQVVKASAQMTVSSNETAEHAEATQKVASDAKEQTKMGLQVVNETMSSIGMLANQMESMQSAVSRLDQGSHNIGDVIDTIAKIADQTNLLALNAAIEAARAGEHGRGFAVVADEVRKLAFDTQEATQQIHAIIADLQESAQAVTGAIEQGTTQAHNCVEQANKAGESLHTIDHRVDSVYDMGKQIALAARDQNSVATDISQSMLRINELAEANAQAMNQNQEVSQALSQRAQKLEKLVSNFKTNTLSSSIVEFGRDDIESAMRKMSSEELDSIAFGAIELDKNGRILRYNSAEGDITGRNPKEVIGRNFFTEVAPCTDTPLFKGEFDKGARMGFLNKKFEYTFDYNMRPTKVKVHMKKSLSGDTYWIFVKRV; encoded by the coding sequence TTGCAAATCGCTTATATTTTTCTCGGCATACTGATAGCATTTATAGCGCTGGTCGTTATTATGCTCAATATACTGTTAGAGAAAAACCTCGCCGCTCCGATTAAAAAAGGCATTTCGCGACTGGAAAACATGCAAAAAGATTTGAATATTCGCTTTGAATATCCAAATGAAGATGAACTGGGAAATTTATTTTCCGCCTTCAACGATTATTCAAGCCAATTGCATCAAATCATAGAAGAAGTCGCAAGAACCTCGGACGACCTTAACGTTGCTGTCGAGCAATTTGCCGGTAATACTCACCAAAGTATCGGTCTTGCACATTCCCAACAACAAGAGACCGATCAGGTCGTCAAAGCGAGTGCTCAGATGACTGTTTCATCAAATGAAACGGCCGAGCATGCCGAGGCGACTCAAAAAGTCGCCTCCGACGCTAAAGAACAAACCAAAATGGGATTACAAGTAGTCAATGAAACAATGTCCTCGATCGGCATGTTGGCAAATCAAATGGAATCCATGCAATCGGCGGTCAGTCGACTCGACCAGGGCAGTCACAACATCGGCGACGTAATCGACACTATCGCTAAAATTGCCGATCAAACGAATCTTTTAGCATTGAACGCTGCTATCGAGGCCGCTCGAGCCGGCGAACACGGTCGCGGTTTTGCCGTTGTTGCCGATGAAGTTCGAAAACTCGCTTTTGATACGCAAGAAGCCACTCAACAAATACATGCCATCATTGCCGACCTGCAAGAATCAGCACAAGCAGTAACCGGTGCGATTGAACAAGGTACGACACAAGCGCATAACTGTGTAGAACAAGCCAATAAGGCCGGAGAATCTCTGCATACAATCGACCATCGAGTGGATTCGGTTTACGATATGGGAAAACAAATCGCTTTAGCCGCTCGCGATCAAAATAGCGTAGCAACCGATATTAGCCAAAGCATGCTTCGTATTAATGAACTCGCCGAGGCAAACGCTCAGGCGATGAATCAAAATCAAGAAGTGAGTCAAGCCCTGTCACAGCGCGCGCAAAAACTGGAAAAATTGGTTTCCAACTTTAAAACCAACACACTATCATCCAGCATTGTCGAATTCGGACGCGACGATATCGAAAGCGCTATGCGTAAAATGAGCAGCGAAGAGCTGGATAGCATTGCATTCGGTGCAATCGAATTGGATAAAAACGGCCGCATTTTGCGATATAACTCCGCAGAAGGCGACATAACCGGACGTAATCCGAAAGAAGTCATCGGTCGAAACTTTTTCACCGAAGTCGCCCCCTGTACAGACACTCCCCTATTTAAAGGCGAGTTCGACAAAGGGGCTCGTATGGGCTTTCTCAACAAAAAATTCGAATACACTTTTGATTACAACATGCGTCCGACCAAAGTTAAAGTGCATATGAAAAAATCACTGAGTGGCGATACCTATTGGATTTTTGTTAAACGTGTATGA